One Kineosporia corallincola DNA window includes the following coding sequences:
- a CDS encoding FecCD family ABC transporter permease — protein sequence MTLDLGLGKPGPAVRIGRRSLGVAGVLVVLLLGFATAGIVLGDYPDSPAQALRALFGAGDDRLATIFVRDLRLPRVLAAIGVGVALGTSGGLLQAASDNVLSSPDLIGFTAGSATGAIVVIILLAGGPAEISAGALVGGTGAAAVMYLLGFRRGAVTQQLVLVGVGLGAVLSAVNHLLLTRSSLDAAQTAAQWLAGSLNAVTWAEVDLLGPVLLVLVPSALVLSRPLSLLALGQETSLVLGSRPVLTRNLAVLLSVALASVATATTGPVAFVALASAQIARRLTRAPGPNLAVSALTGAVLVLGCDVIGRHLTGSDLPVGVVTGTLGGVYLVWLLRRERGLR from the coding sequence GTGACGCTCGACCTCGGCCTCGGGAAACCGGGCCCGGCCGTGCGGATCGGCCGCCGGTCGCTGGGTGTGGCCGGTGTTCTCGTCGTCCTTCTGTTGGGTTTCGCGACGGCCGGCATCGTGCTGGGGGACTATCCGGACTCACCCGCGCAGGCCCTGAGGGCCCTGTTCGGTGCCGGTGACGACCGTCTGGCCACGATTTTCGTGCGTGACCTGCGCCTGCCCCGGGTGCTGGCCGCGATCGGCGTCGGGGTGGCGCTCGGCACCTCCGGCGGGCTGCTCCAGGCCGCCTCGGACAACGTGCTGAGCAGCCCCGACCTGATCGGGTTCACGGCCGGCTCGGCGACCGGTGCGATCGTGGTGATCATCCTGCTGGCGGGCGGCCCGGCCGAGATCTCGGCCGGGGCACTGGTCGGCGGCACCGGCGCGGCGGCGGTGATGTATCTGCTCGGTTTCCGGCGCGGGGCGGTCACCCAGCAGCTGGTGCTGGTCGGGGTCGGGCTGGGGGCGGTGCTGTCGGCCGTGAACCACCTGCTGCTGACCCGCTCGTCGCTCGACGCCGCGCAGACCGCGGCGCAGTGGCTGGCCGGGTCGCTGAACGCGGTGACCTGGGCCGAGGTGGATCTGCTCGGGCCGGTGCTGCTGGTGCTCGTGCCGTCGGCGCTGGTGCTGTCCCGGCCGTTGTCGCTGCTGGCCCTCGGTCAGGAGACCAGTCTGGTGCTGGGATCGCGGCCGGTCCTCACCCGCAACCTGGCCGTGCTGCTGTCGGTGGCGCTGGCCTCGGTGGCCACCGCGACCACCGGGCCGGTCGCCTTCGTGGCCCTGGCCTCGGCGCAGATCGCCCGGCGGCTGACCCGGGCTCCCGGGCCGAACCTCGCCGTGTCGGCACTGACCGGGGCGGTGCTGGTGCTGGGCTGCGACGTGATCGGCCGGCACCTGACCGGGTCGGACCTGCCGGTGGGGGTGGTCACCGGCACGCTCGGCGGGGTGTACCTGGTGTGGCTGCTGCGCCGCGAAAGAGGCCTGCGGTGA